A single genomic interval of Oncorhynchus tshawytscha isolate Ot180627B linkage group LG15, Otsh_v2.0, whole genome shotgun sequence harbors:
- the LOC112214540 gene encoding mannose-P-dolichol utilization defect 1 protein: protein MASPVMEELPKNSVLDPLKGLLLTYFMPESCYDEFFLNFNFLDVPCLKIVLSKGLGIGIILGSVMVKLPQILKLMGAKSADGLSFNSVLLELLAITGTMAYSIANSFPFSAWGEALFLMLQTVAIGFLIMHYGGNTVKGVLFLVVYFGLVALLLSPVTPMPVVMAMQASNMPAIIIGRLIQVVTNYRNGHTGQLSAITVFMLFAGSLARIFTSIQETGDSLMALTYVISSSCNGLIAAQLLYYWNSSPAQKKKTE from the exons ATGGCGAGCCCTGTTATGGAAGAACTTCCAAAGAATTCTGTGTTGGACCCACTGAAGGGGCTCCTGCTCACTTATTTCATGCCAGAATCATGTTACGACGAGTTTTTCCTCAATTTTAACTTTCTGGATG TGCCATGTCTAAAGATTGTGCTGAGCAAAGGTCTGGGCATTGGAATCATCCTGGGGTCTGTGATGG taaAGCTGCCCCAGATCCTGAAGCTGATGGGGGCTAAGAGTGCAGATGGTCTAAGCTTCAACTCTGTCTTGCTGGAGCTGCTGGCTATTACCGGCACCATGGCCTATAGCATTGCTAACAGCTTCCCCTTCAG TGCCTGGGGTGAggccctcttcctcatgttaCAGACAGTAGCCATCGGGTTCCTCATTATGCATTATGGAGGCAACACAGTCaaag gTGTGCTGTTCCTGGTGGTGTACTTTGGTCTGGTAGCTCTGCTGCTCTCCCCTGTAACGCCAATGCCTGTGGTCATGGCCATGCAGGCATCCAACATGCCTGCTATCATCATTGGCAGG CTTATTCAGGTAGTGACTAACTATCGTAATGGACACACAGGTCAGCTGTCTGCCATCACTGTGTTTATGCTGTTCGCTGGCTCCTTGGCTCGCATATTCACCTCAATacag GAAACGGGTGACTCCCTGATGGCCCTGACCTATGTCATATCCTCTTCCTGTAACGGCCTTATCGCTGCCCAGCTCCTGTACTACTGGAACAGCAGCCCGgcacagaagaagaagacagagtAG